The Achromobacter seleniivolatilans genome has a segment encoding these proteins:
- a CDS encoding DUF2623 domain-containing protein has translation MASRSALESGYRAGMAADFAPDAFEMSSFAAEYTLGFITGFSESQSIQMANPDVAVWTAAELAYRYNASVRDLLTHMGFDREQTQRFQDAYEEERES, from the coding sequence ATGGCCAGCCGTTCAGCACTCGAATCGGGTTACCGGGCAGGCATGGCCGCGGATTTCGCACCAGACGCGTTCGAAATGTCGTCCTTTGCAGCGGAATACACGCTCGGCTTCATCACGGGCTTCAGCGAATCGCAGTCCATTCAGATGGCGAACCCTGACGTGGCAGTATGGACCGCCGCTGAGCTGGCCTACCGCTACAACGCTTCGGTCAGAGATCTTCTGACGCACATGGGCTTTGATCGCGAGCAGACTCAGCGCTTTCAAGACGCCTACGAGGAAGAGCGCGAAAGCTGA